In Nomascus leucogenys isolate Asia chromosome 6, Asia_NLE_v1, whole genome shotgun sequence, one DNA window encodes the following:
- the LOC100596498 gene encoding LOW QUALITY PROTEIN: fanconi-associated nuclease 1 (The sequence of the model RefSeq protein was modified relative to this genomic sequence to represent the inferred CDS: inserted 7 bases in 6 codons; deleted 1 base in 1 codon; substituted 2 bases at 2 genomic stop codons) encodes MMSEGKPPDXKRPRRSLSISKNKKKASNSIISCFNNAPPARLACPVCSKMVXRYDLNRHLDEMCTNNDFVQVDPGQVGLINSNVSTVDXTSVTLEDVTSKKSPPPKTNLTPGQSDSAKRDIKQKTSPYFKVMMMGVQNQDELRNRSVKVICLGSLASKLSRNTXKGXKSIDKDEEFAGPSPQSSKATVDKSLVDNSSEIEDEDQILENSSQKENVFKCDSLECIXEHMVRGSKXMEAESQKATGMXEISPHPGFSDNAIVLFSPDFTLRNTLKSTSEDSVVKQECIKEVVEKREACHCEEVKMTVASEAKIQLSDSEAKSHSSANDASAWSNIQEAPLQDDSCLNNDIPRSIPLEQGSSSNGPGQTTGHPYYLRSFLVVLKAVLENEDDMMLFDEQEKGIVTKFYQLSATGQKLYVRLFQRKLSWIKMTKLEYEEIASDLTPVIEELKNAGFLQTESELQELSEVLELLSAPELKSLAKTFHLVNPNGQKQQLVDAFLKLAKQRSVCTWGKNKPGIGAVILKRAKALAGQSVRICKGPRAVFSRILLLFSLTDSMEDEDAACGGQGQLSTVLLVNLGRMEYPSYIINRKTHIFQDRDDLIRYAAATHMLSDISSAMANGNWEEAKELAQCAKRDWNRLKNHPSLRCHEDLPLFLRCFTVGWIYTRILSRFVEILQRLHMYEEAVRELESLLSQRIYCPDSRGRWWDRLALNLHQHLKRLEPTIKCITEGLADPEVRTGHRLSLYQRAMRLRESPSCKKFKHLLQQLPEMAVQDVKHVTITGRLCPQRGMCKSVFVMEAGEAADPTTVLCSVEELALAHYRRSGFDQGIHGEGSTFSTLYGLLLWDIIFMDGIPDVFRNACQAFPLDLCTDSFFTSRRPALEARLQLIHDAPADSLRAWVAATWQEQEGRVASLVSWDRFTSLQQAQDLVSCLGGPVLSGVCRRLAADFRHCRGGLPDLVVWNSQSHRFKLVEVKGPNDRLSHKQMIWLAELQKLGAEVEVCHVVAVGAKSQSLS; translated from the exons ATGATGTCGGAAGGGAAACCTCCTG AAAAAAGGCCTCGTAGAAGCTTATCAATcagcaagaataagaaaaaagcatCTAATTCTATTATTTCGTGTTTTAACAATGCACCACCTGCTAGACTTGCCTGCCCCGTTTGCAGTAAAATGG CTAGATATGACTTAAACCGGCACCTTGATGAAATGTGTACTAACAATGACTTCGTTCAAGTGGATCCAGGGCAGGTTGGCTTAATAAATTCAAATGTGTCTACGGTAG TAACCAGTGTTACCTTAGAAGATGTAACATCAAAGAAGTCACCACCACCAAAGACAAATTTAACCCCTGGCCAAAGTGATTCAGCAAAAAGGGACATAAAGCAGAAGACCAGTCCCTACTTTAAAGTAATGATGATG GGGGTGCAAAATCAAGATGAGCTGAGAAATCGTAGTGTGAAAGTCATTTGTTTGGGAAGCCTAGCATCTAAATTGTCCAGAAATAC TAAAGGCTAAAAATCAATAGATAAGGATGAAGAATTTGCCGGTCCTAGTCCACAGAGTTCCAAAGCCACAGTTGATAAGAGTCTGGTTGATAACTCTTCAGAAATTGAGGACGAGGATCAAATTTTGGAGAACAGTTCTCAAAAAGAAAACGTGTTTAAATGTGATTCTCTAGAGTGTA CTGAACATATGGTAAGAGGAAGTA TAATGGAAGCCGAAAGCCAAAAGGCTACCGGAATGTGAGAAATCAGCCCTCACCCTGGCTTCTCAGATAATGCGATCGTGTTATTCTCACCAGATTTCACTCTTAGGAATACATTAAAGTCTACTTCGGAAGACAGTGTTGTAAAGCAAGAGTGTATCAAAGAAGTGGTTGAAAAACGTGAGGCATGTCATTGTGAAGAAGTAAAAATGACTGTTGCTTCAGAAGCTAAAATACAGCTGTCAGATTCAGAGGCAAAATCTCATAGTTCTGCAAATGATGCTTCTGCATGGAGTAACATCCAAGAGGCTCCTCTGCAGGATGACAGTTGCTTAAACAATGATATCCCTCGCAGCATTCCTTTGGAGCAGGGGTCAAGCTCTAATGGTCCTGGTCAAACAACCGGTCATCCTTACTACCTTCGGAGTTTCCTTGTGGTGCTAAAAGCTGTACTTGAGAATGAAGATGATATGATGCTCTTTGATGAGCAGGAGAAGGGAATTGTAACTAAATTTTATCAGTTATCAG CTACTGGTCAGAAGTTATATGTAAGGCTCTTTCAACGTAAATTAAGCTGGATTAAGATGACTAAATTAGAATATGAAGAGATTGCCTCAGACTTAACACCTGTGATTGAAGAATTGAAGAATGCAGGCTTTCTGCAGACAG AATCTGAGTTGCAAGAACTCTCTGAAGTGCTTGAACTCCTTTCTGCTCCTGAACTAAAATCCCTGGCCAAGACCTTCCACTTGGTGAATCCCAATGGACAGAAACAGCAGCTGGTGGACGCCTTTCTCAAATTGGCCAAACAGCGTTCAGTCTGCACTTGGGGCAAGAATAAGCCTGGAATTGGTGCAGTgattttaaaaag AGCCAAAGCCCTGGCTGGACAGTCAGTACGAATCTGTAAAGGTCCCAGGGCTGTGTTTTCCCGGATCTTGCTACTGTTTTCGTTGACCGACTCAATGGAAGATGAAGACGCCGCTTGTGGAGGTCAGGGACAGCTTTCAACGGTCCTGTTGGTCAACCTCGGCCGAATGGAGTATCCTAGTTACATCATCAATCGGAAAACCCACATCTTCCAAGACAGAGATGATCTTATCAG ATATGCAGCAGCCACGCACATGCTGAGTGACATTTCTTCCGCAATGGCCAACGGGAACTGGGAAGAAGCTAAGGAGCTCGCTCAGTGTGCAAAAAGGGATTGGAACAGACTGAAAAACCACCCTTCTCTGAG ATGCCACGAAGATTTACCACTCTTTCTGCGGTGTTTCACTGTTGGGTGGATTTATACAAGGATTTTGTCTCGGTTTGTGGAAATACTGCAGAGACTTCACATGTATGAG GAGGCCGTCAGAGAACTTGAAAGCCTTTTGTCTCAGAGAATTTATTGTCCTGACAGCAGAGGCCGATGGTGGGATCGGCTGGCCCTTAATTTACACCAGCACTTGAAGCGCCTGGAACCG ACTATCAAGTGCATCACAGAGGGGCTGGCGGATCCGGAAGTCAGAACAGGACACCGCCTTTCACTGTATCAGCGAGCCATGCGCCTGCGAGAGTCTCCAAGCTGTAAAAAGTTCAAGCACCTTCTCCAGCAGCTCCCAGAAATGGCTGTGCAAGATGTGAAACAC GTGACCATCACAGGCAGGCTGTGCCCGCAGCGTGGGATGTGCAAGTCTGTGTTTGTGATGGAGGCCGGGGAGGCCGCTGACCCCACCACGGTCCTGTGCTCTGTGGAGGAGCTGGCACTGGCCCATTACAGACGCAGCGGCTTTGACCAGG GGATTCATGGCGAAGGGTCCACCTTCAGCACCCTGTATGGCCTCCTCCTGTGGGACATCATCTTCATGGATGGGATTCCGGATGTCTTCAGAAATGCCTGTCAG GCATTCCCCCTGGACTTGTGCACAGACAGCTTCTTCACAAGCAGACGCCCAGCCCTCGAGGCCAGGCTGCAGCTGATTCATGATGCCCCCGCAGACAGCCTGCGGGCCTGGGTGGCAGCCACGTGGCAGGAGCAGGAAGGCAGAGTGGCTTCCCTTGTCAGCTGGGATCGCTTCACGTCTCTTCAGCAAGCTCAG GATCTTGTCTCCTGCCTGGGGGGCCCTGTGCTCAGTGGTGTGTGCAGGCGCCTGGCTGCTGACTTTCGACACTGTCGAGGGGGCCTCCCCGACCTGGTGGTGTGGAACTCCCAGAGCCATCGCTTTAAG